Proteins co-encoded in one Paracrocinitomix mangrovi genomic window:
- a CDS encoding 1-acyl-sn-glycerol-3-phosphate acyltransferase yields MYEVLKILSRFTLKAYFRRIDIKGLDQIKEGPYIFISNHPSAFMDPVAVATSIKPKVYFLAAGEYMGKGIKYWFMNKFLNMIPIYRPSTMPEDAHKNDAIFDKCIEHLKAGKSIIVFPEGASFAERKINPLKTGVARIVRAAEISTDFKINIRILPIGLNYSDPHKFRSDLFINIGEPIQASDYFTKENDKEAEEIKALTTDMEAALINTVIHIEQYEQEELLSRIQESYLRDLKTEMGIEFKDQESEFELNQEVVNAINYFKSTNSDAYDKMVDELNEYFEILRTNNIHDRELRKYREKPHLSQIFFIIWSAPLFLIGFIGNIIPYQITTFVQKKINVKGTFKGSIILATGMVIFSFWYILGIVLLWKLTPLAFYSLLLPVVLYLTGLQALVYSSILGILRSRYRLRKFFKANKELLDKINSKRKMLINKFQDFRIAFDNRKNS; encoded by the coding sequence ATGTATGAGGTTTTAAAAATACTGAGTCGATTTACGCTTAAAGCTTACTTCAGAAGGATTGATATAAAAGGATTGGATCAAATCAAAGAAGGTCCTTACATCTTTATTTCCAATCACCCATCAGCTTTTATGGACCCAGTAGCTGTTGCCACATCCATCAAACCCAAAGTTTACTTTTTAGCTGCCGGAGAATACATGGGAAAGGGAATTAAGTACTGGTTCATGAACAAGTTTCTGAACATGATCCCTATTTATCGTCCATCAACAATGCCTGAAGATGCTCACAAAAATGACGCAATTTTTGACAAATGCATTGAACATTTAAAAGCTGGGAAATCAATTATAGTTTTCCCTGAAGGAGCAAGTTTTGCTGAAAGAAAAATAAACCCATTAAAAACCGGGGTAGCGAGAATTGTAAGGGCTGCTGAAATTTCTACTGATTTCAAAATAAACATTCGCATCCTTCCTATTGGTCTTAATTATAGCGATCCTCACAAATTTAGATCGGATCTCTTTATTAATATTGGTGAACCAATTCAAGCCAGTGATTATTTTACTAAAGAAAACGATAAGGAAGCTGAAGAAATAAAAGCTCTTACTACCGATATGGAAGCTGCATTGATTAATACAGTTATACATATTGAACAGTATGAACAAGAAGAGTTACTGAGTAGAATACAGGAATCATATCTAAGGGATTTAAAAACTGAAATGGGAATTGAATTCAAAGATCAGGAAAGTGAATTTGAATTGAATCAAGAAGTTGTAAACGCTATTAATTATTTCAAATCTACCAACAGTGATGCCTATGACAAAATGGTAGATGAACTCAACGAATATTTTGAAATTTTACGCACCAATAATATTCACGATAGAGAGTTAAGGAAGTACAGAGAAAAGCCTCATCTTTCCCAAATATTCTTCATTATTTGGAGTGCGCCTTTATTTCTAATAGGATTTATTGGAAACATTATCCCTTATCAAATCACCACATTTGTTCAGAAAAAAATAAATGTAAAAGGAACATTTAAAGGTTCTATTATACTTGCAACGGGAATGGTGATTTTTTCATTTTGGTACATTTTAGGTATTGTTTTGTTGTGGAAACTCACTCCCCTAGCCTTTTACAGTTTATTATTACCCGTTGTATTGTATTTAACAGGATTGCAAGCACTTGTGTACAGTTCTATTTTAGGCATTCTGCGTTCAAGATATCGACTGAGAAAATTCTTCAAGGCCAACAAGGAATTGCTAGATAAAATCAATTCAAAAAGAAAAATGCTCATTAATAAATTTCAAGATTTTAGAATAGCTTTTGACAACCGCAAAAATTCTTGA
- a CDS encoding transglutaminase domain-containing protein → MRLIILTLNLLIVFYVNAGCELPSHLKAHADTLPRAIQKDHKKVSEFLVKPCKNEAEKVQIFSYWIAKNIRYDLKHMKQINRNKIAREVLYYRSAVCGGFSNLLKQFCDNENVLCYTVQGIGRGNFFQRYFTKLKCRHAWNVAYVDGEWKCLDVTWLGPELKSPEFKKDLQMKWIFEDPVEFSKSHLPYDPRWQLIKDPNTKKEFWRNKDIEERNYNWRDSIATMITSDQVEAKLITLKGAFIENNDAEAYMNGIINVGWRLVGGTYDSLETIRAIEVFQIAQNKYTELKPYKSDNKHLSQIKLGQHLCRKRLEMKE, encoded by the coding sequence ATGAGACTAATCATTTTAACCCTAAATCTACTCATTGTCTTTTATGTCAATGCCGGATGTGAACTTCCATCACATTTAAAAGCACATGCTGACACTTTGCCAAGAGCTATTCAAAAGGATCATAAAAAAGTATCTGAATTTCTTGTTAAGCCTTGTAAAAATGAAGCTGAAAAGGTGCAGATTTTCAGTTACTGGATTGCTAAGAACATCCGGTATGATTTGAAGCATATGAAACAAATCAACCGAAATAAAATAGCGAGGGAAGTACTGTATTACAGATCTGCTGTTTGTGGCGGATTTTCTAACTTACTGAAACAATTTTGTGACAATGAAAATGTACTTTGCTATACCGTTCAAGGAATTGGAAGAGGCAACTTTTTTCAACGATACTTCACCAAGCTAAAATGCAGACATGCCTGGAATGTTGCTTATGTAGATGGCGAATGGAAATGCCTGGATGTTACCTGGCTAGGACCCGAACTCAAGAGCCCGGAGTTTAAGAAAGATCTTCAAATGAAATGGATTTTTGAAGATCCGGTTGAGTTCAGTAAATCGCACTTACCTTATGACCCAAGATGGCAACTCATCAAAGATCCCAATACGAAAAAGGAGTTTTGGAGAAATAAAGACATTGAAGAGCGAAACTATAATTGGAGAGATTCAATAGCTACAATGATCACTTCAGATCAAGTAGAAGCTAAACTTATTACTCTCAAGGGCGCATTTATTGAGAATAATGATGCAGAAGCATATATGAATGGAATCATCAACGTTGGCTGGAGATTGGTTGGCGGAACTTATGATTCTCTCGAGACGATTAGAGCCATTGAAGTATTTCAAATTGCTCAAAACAAATACACAGAATTAAAACCATATAAATCTGACAACAAACATCTGAGCCAAATAAAACTGGGGCAACATTTATGCAGAAAAAGATTAGAGATGAAAGAGTAA
- a CDS encoding metal ABC transporter permease: MNDLFIILTASLVAINAAILGVFLVLRKMSLIGDAISHAVLPGIVVAYLFSGDRTSPLLLLAAAFTGVLTAVMIEWLSKKVKIQSDAAIGITYTLLFALGMIMISGWFKGNVDIDLDCVLYGDIALINLDKIIIDQNLYLGPRALYIELAAAIVVITITAIGFKGFKLLSFNRDYGISLGIKMGNWHFLMMAMVSLVTVVSFEVVGAVLVIGFLIIPAATAQLLTHKLGNMLALSIFFGVIAVVIGYYAAVWMNVSITGAMISVSGLLFFIVMLFVVIKSKQV; encoded by the coding sequence ATGAATGATTTATTTATCATATTAACGGCAAGTTTGGTGGCAATTAATGCCGCAATCCTGGGAGTGTTTTTAGTGCTAAGAAAAATGTCATTGATAGGAGATGCTATTTCACATGCTGTTTTACCGGGAATCGTAGTGGCCTATTTATTCTCGGGTGACAGAACCTCTCCTTTATTATTACTAGCTGCTGCCTTTACAGGAGTATTAACTGCAGTGATGATTGAATGGTTATCTAAAAAGGTGAAGATTCAATCTGATGCCGCTATTGGAATCACCTACACCTTGTTATTTGCATTGGGGATGATCATGATTTCGGGATGGTTTAAAGGAAATGTAGATATTGATTTGGATTGTGTTTTATATGGGGATATTGCACTCATTAATTTGGACAAGATTATCATTGATCAAAACTTGTATTTGGGTCCCAGAGCATTGTATATTGAATTGGCAGCTGCAATTGTTGTAATCACTATCACTGCAATCGGATTTAAAGGGTTTAAATTACTTTCTTTTAATCGTGATTATGGAATTTCATTAGGGATTAAAATGGGGAATTGGCATTTTTTAATGATGGCCATGGTGTCATTGGTGACAGTTGTATCATTCGAAGTAGTTGGTGCAGTATTGGTGATAGGATTTCTAATAATTCCGGCCGCAACTGCCCAGCTTTTAACTCATAAATTGGGGAATATGCTTGCCCTTTCAATTTTCTTTGGAGTTATAGCAGTTGTAATCGGATATTATGCTGCAGTTTGGATGAATGTGAGTATTACCGGGGCAATGATTTCAGTCTCTGGTTTGCTTTTCTTTATCGTAATGCTATTTGTGGTGATAAAAAGTAAACAAGTTTAA